The Rhododendron vialii isolate Sample 1 chromosome 6a, ASM3025357v1 genome includes a window with the following:
- the LOC131328385 gene encoding uncharacterized protein LOC131328385: protein MDLVLQQINDRGAKAVASLVQKTDLPFIIAVMAYSLPSKFKLRTFEPFDSTGDPLDHLETYKAFMLLHGILDQIMCRAFPTTLKGSARVWFGKLASGSIKTFSRLSQLFVEHFYNGRRQHRPTTYLLSVKQKEDETMRAYLKRFNNEALLVDEADDKVVLLTFIGGLQSTKFVYSLSEKPPGTVAELMHKAQKHINAEEAMAARGKETLRSSKKRAEADPPKPPRDSKSDKKLRSGDRLRFRERFERFTPLNTMPERMLVHLINGPELQWPRVMKLGVLKDQSKYCHFHRDHVHETSDCIKLKK, encoded by the coding sequence ATGGACCTCGTCCTTCAACAAATCAATGACCGCGGTGCCAAGGCAGTTGCATCCTTGGTGCAGAAGACCGACCTCCCTTTCATTATTGCGGTCATGGCTTACTCGCTTCCTTCGAAGTTCAAACTTCGAACGTTTGAACCATTCGACAGCACGGGCGACCCGCTCGATCATCTGGAAACTTACAAGGCATTCATGTTGCTCCATGGGATTCTGGACCAGATCATGTGTCGGGCCTTCCCTACTACTTTGAAAGGCTCTGCaagggtttggtttggaaagctGGCAAGTGGCTCAATCAAGACCTTCTCGAGGCTGAGCCAACTGTTTGTTGAGCATTTCTACAACGGCCGTCGTCAACACCGCCCAACGACCTACCTGCTGAGCGTCAAGCAGAAAGAGGACGAGACCATGCGAGCTTACCTCAAGCGCTTCAACAACGAAGCTTTGCTCGTGGATGAGGCAGATGATAAAGTGGTTCTCCTGACTTTTATTGGTGGTCTTCAGTCGACCAAGTTCGTCTACTCGCTCTCGGAGAAGCCACCTGGTACAGTGGCAGAGCTGATGCACAAGGCTCAAAAGCACATCAACGCTGAAGAGGCGATGGCAGCTCGCGGCAAAGAAACCTTGCGCTCAAGTAAAAAGAGGGCGGAAGCAGACCCGCCAAAGCCACCCAGGGATAGTAAAAGTGACAAAAAACTACGGAGTGGTGACCGACTGCGCTTTCGGGAGCGGTTCGAGCGATTCACGCCGCTCAACACCATGCCCGAACGCATGTTGGTCCATCTCATCAACGGCCCAGAATTGCAGTGGCCTCGAGTAATGAAGCTGGGGGTTTTAAAGGACCAAAGCAAGTATTGCCATTTCCATCGGGATCACGTCCATGAGACTTCAGACTGTATCAAACTCAAAAAGTAG